In Stenotrophomonas sp. 610A2, one DNA window encodes the following:
- a CDS encoding ATP-binding protein: protein MRRPGLSRHIIMSMSLMVISVIVMMILSSYLLYAILVEFYPASTLEPEGWMPTGPELAWMVGVTIIGLALALTASIRLTHRIVSPLNNLMDSIRALADGNLGVRASTSDDALGEVALLVDDFNTMAARLQHMDGERTLWHAAIAHELRTPLTILRGRLQGLADGVFQPDEAQFRSLLSQVEGLSRLIEDLRVLGLAGNGRLDVRRARTDVVQEVHSVMTMVDPAFRSAGSVLELETHRNEHLAYCDPTRLRQALLALLENARRYASPGRVRISIQDGKDHVQLAIEDNGPGIETHLQPHVFDPFMRGDGSRSRQGGGSGLGLAVVKAIADAHGGHVSCSSGADGGSRFVLELPRE from the coding sequence ATGCGCCGGCCCGGGCTCAGCCGGCACATCATCATGTCGATGTCGCTGATGGTGATCAGCGTCATCGTGATGATGATCCTGTCGTCCTATCTGCTGTACGCAATCCTGGTCGAGTTCTATCCCGCCAGCACGCTGGAGCCGGAAGGCTGGATGCCGACCGGGCCGGAACTGGCATGGATGGTGGGCGTCACCATAATCGGGCTTGCGCTCGCATTGACCGCCTCCATCCGCCTTACCCATCGCATCGTGTCGCCACTCAACAACCTGATGGATTCCATCCGCGCACTCGCCGATGGCAATCTTGGCGTGCGCGCAAGCACCAGTGATGACGCGCTTGGCGAGGTCGCCTTGCTGGTCGATGACTTCAACACCATGGCCGCACGGCTGCAGCACATGGACGGCGAGCGCACCCTGTGGCACGCGGCGATCGCGCATGAGCTGCGCACCCCGCTCACCATCCTGCGCGGCCGCTTGCAGGGCTTGGCGGATGGCGTGTTCCAGCCAGACGAAGCGCAGTTCCGCAGCTTGCTGTCGCAGGTGGAAGGCCTGTCGCGGTTGATCGAGGACCTGCGCGTTCTGGGACTGGCCGGCAACGGCCGACTCGACGTACGCCGTGCGCGTACCGACGTGGTGCAGGAAGTGCACTCGGTGATGACCATGGTCGATCCCGCATTCCGCAGCGCCGGTTCCGTGCTGGAGCTGGAAACCCACCGCAACGAACACCTGGCGTATTGCGACCCTACCCGGCTGCGTCAGGCCCTGCTTGCGCTGTTGGAAAACGCGCGCCGTTATGCCAGCCCGGGGCGGGTGCGAATCTCAATCCAGGACGGCAAGGACCACGTGCAGCTGGCCATTGAGGACAATGGCCCGGGTATTGAGACCCACCTGCAGCCACATGTCTTCGATCCGTTCATGCGCGGCGATGGCTCGCGCTCGCGCCAAGGTGGCGGCAGCGGACTCGGCCTGGCCGTGGTCAAGGCCATTGCCGACGCCCACGGCGGCCATGTTTCCTGCAGCAGCGGCGCCGACGGTGGCAGCCGCTTCGTGCTGGAACTGCCGCGCGAGTAG
- a CDS encoding response regulator, giving the protein MTAYPHAAMMAQWDRSPDALVLIVEDEAEIADIIAAYLEREKLRVVRAADGLTALELHRSARPDLVLLDVQLPGIDGWGVLSQLRQSSDTPIIMLTALDQDLDKLTALRMGADDYVVKPFNPAEVAARVRAVLRRTLRSTPRQAATALRAGPLLIDPQTHSVHVEGDGYSHELLLTLTEFKLLHCMALAPTRIFSRSELMHQCLPESEALERTVDSHVSKLRRKLDDVGVANMPASVRGVGYRLAADR; this is encoded by the coding sequence ATGACCGCATATCCACACGCCGCCATGATGGCGCAATGGGACCGTTCCCCTGATGCACTTGTCCTGATCGTCGAGGACGAAGCCGAGATCGCAGACATCATCGCTGCCTACCTGGAGCGGGAGAAGCTGCGCGTCGTGCGCGCTGCCGACGGCCTGACCGCACTCGAGCTGCACCGTAGCGCCCGCCCCGACCTGGTATTGCTGGATGTGCAGCTCCCCGGTATCGACGGCTGGGGCGTGCTGTCGCAGCTGCGCCAGAGCAGCGATACCCCGATCATCATGCTTACCGCGCTGGATCAGGACCTGGACAAACTCACTGCATTGCGGATGGGTGCAGACGACTACGTGGTCAAACCGTTCAATCCGGCTGAAGTCGCCGCGCGGGTGCGAGCGGTACTGCGGCGTACGCTGCGTTCAACACCCCGGCAGGCCGCCACCGCGCTGCGCGCAGGGCCACTGCTGATCGATCCGCAAACCCATTCGGTGCACGTCGAGGGTGACGGCTACAGCCACGAGCTGTTGCTTACCCTTACCGAATTCAAGTTGCTGCATTGCATGGCGCTGGCGCCCACCCGCATCTTCAGCCGCAGCGAACTGATGCACCAATGCCTGCCCGAGAGCGAGGCACTGGAGCGCACCGTCGACAGCCATGTCAGCAAACTGCGGCGCAAACTCGATGACGTGGGCGTGGCCAACATGCCGGCCAGCGTGCGCGGCGTCGGCTACCGGCTGGCGGCGGATCGCTGA